One genomic segment of Buchnera aphidicola (Anoecia oenotherae) includes these proteins:
- a CDS encoding cytochrome o ubiquinol/quinol oxidase subunit IV, whose translation MDLYIYFCLFNWCFMIIKKHSKEKNNFIKSNIYSYFFGFIFSVCLSFIPFFLIEKKINVLNSKIYTNLIILLCCCLQIFFQIYYFLHLKDSMGNFWNIVFLLFTFIIMLIIIIGSTWIMYNLHYNVMIHQY comes from the coding sequence ATGGATTTGTATATATACTTTTGTTTATTTAATTGGTGCTTTATGATTATAAAAAAACATAGCAAAGAAAAAAATAATTTTATAAAAAGCAATATATATTCGTATTTTTTTGGTTTTATTTTTTCTGTTTGTTTATCTTTTATTCCATTTTTTTTAATAGAAAAAAAAATAAATGTTTTGAATAGTAAGATTTATACAAATTTAATAATTTTACTTTGTTGTTGTTTGCAAATTTTTTTTCAAATATATTATTTTTTACATTTAAAAGATTCTATGGGTAATTTTTGGAATATTGTTTTTTTATTATTTACTTTTATAATTATGTTGATAATAATAATAGGATCAACTTGGATTATGTATAATTTACATTATAATGTTATGATTCATCAATATTAA
- a CDS encoding TusE/DsrC/DsvC family sulfur relay protein, with product MNIDSKGYLLNYKKWDFNIANRIAVKESLILNTDHWKIIFFIRQFYCEYHIFPSLRIIIHNMKKKYSKKKFNSQYLFLLFPKGPLKQASKIAGLPRPNICL from the coding sequence ATGAATATAGATTCTAAAGGATATTTACTAAACTATAAAAAATGGGACTTTAACATAGCTAATAGAATAGCAGTAAAAGAATCTTTAATTCTCAATACAGATCATTGGAAAATCATTTTTTTTATTCGACAATTTTATTGCGAATACCATATATTTCCTTCATTAAGAATAATCATTCACAATATGAAAAAAAAATATAGTAAAAAAAAATTTAATAGCCAGTATTTATTCTTACTATTTCCAAAAGGACCATTAAAACAAGCAAGTAAAATAGCTGGACTTCCTAGACCAAATATTTGCTTATAA
- the nusB gene encoding transcription antitermination factor NusB: MKPSERRKAREYAVQLLYSWQLSNNNIKDNIDYFFLEYDSKNVDIKYFYELILGVTNNYKYLDKLISPYLSRDLKNLGEIEKAILRISFYELLKRNDIPYRVSINEGIELAKSFGAEKSHKFINGVLDKAAVELRYTKNDF; the protein is encoded by the coding sequence ATGAAACCATCAGAACGAAGAAAAGCTAGAGAATATGCTGTACAATTACTCTATTCATGGCAATTATCTAATAATAACATTAAAGATAATATAGACTATTTTTTTTTAGAATATGATAGTAAAAATGTTGATATAAAATATTTTTATGAATTAATACTTGGCGTTACTAACAATTATAAATATCTTGATAAACTGATATCTCCATATCTTTCCCGTGATTTAAAAAATTTAGGAGAAATAGAAAAAGCTATTCTTCGTATATCTTTTTATGAATTGTTAAAAAGAAACGATATACCATATAGAGTTTCTATTAATGAAGGAATTGAATTAGCAAAATCTTTTGGTGCTGAAAAAAGTCATAAATTTATTAATGGAGTATTAGATAAAGCTGCTGTTGAACTAAGATATACTAAAAATGATTTTTAA
- the recD gene encoding exodeoxyribonuclease V subunit alpha, producing the protein MPSFYFFKKKNVFIKKNTQCLNKIWKKIKFEKKIWIKKISTSHAITTDPDNLIAPIVIDNDSIYLYSMWKLEKKVINFIYQREIYNTKNVKNYIKVINLLFLKYDEQEKKLALFISLMNKTTFITGKPGTGKTTMIAKLIIAFCIIKKKEINVGLSSPTGKSTIKLAYSVQKTLIELKKNKNINSNKITFKYSVKTLHSLLGIKNNFSQPYYHKNHVLKLDLLIIDESSMIDIDMFCKIIDSLSKKTILLFLGDINQLPPIKSGSIFKDVFNYYKNGYTIDLIKNIKNLGPNKLLPLSNLDQNYISNKFVVLKKTHRYEKNSNIDFFSRAILHNDIKIINNIFNKNSNKINFFQINDVVSYQYMIKNITKCYKNYFQSVKNNESPKNILTIFQYHQALCATNISNFGTKILNKVIECYIQKHNFLSMKNLNLFDKEVWYEGKPIIITKNCNVLGIYNGDIGIVLYDKNKKLKIFFLLANFRLKKISCYLVTHYKLAWFISVHRSQGSEYNAVSLIMPIKNIEFITKELIYTAITRSKKEIFIYGKKNIFFKILKYQNTNFSRIY; encoded by the coding sequence ATGCCTTCCTTTTATTTTTTTAAAAAAAAAAATGTTTTTATCAAAAAAAATACTCAATGTTTAAATAAAATTTGGAAAAAAATAAAATTCGAAAAAAAAATATGGATAAAAAAAATTAGTACTAGTCATGCTATAACAACTGATCCAGATAATTTAATTGCTCCTATTGTAATAGATAACGATTCAATATACTTATATTCTATGTGGAAATTAGAAAAAAAAGTTATAAATTTTATATATCAAAGAGAAATATATAATACAAAAAATGTTAAAAACTATATTAAAGTAATAAATTTATTATTTTTAAAATATGATGAACAAGAAAAAAAATTAGCTCTTTTTATTAGTTTAATGAATAAAACTACTTTTATAACAGGAAAACCTGGGACAGGTAAAACTACTATGATAGCTAAACTAATCATCGCGTTTTGTATTATAAAAAAAAAAGAAATTAATGTTGGATTATCTTCTCCAACTGGAAAATCTACAATAAAACTAGCATATTCTGTTCAAAAAACATTAATAGAATTAAAAAAAAATAAAAATATTAATAGCAATAAAATAACATTTAAATATAGCGTTAAAACGCTACATTCTTTATTAGGAATTAAAAACAATTTTTCTCAACCTTATTATCATAAAAATCATGTATTAAAATTAGATTTATTAATTATTGATGAATCTTCTATGATTGATATTGATATGTTTTGCAAAATAATAGATTCGTTATCAAAAAAAACAATTCTTCTATTTTTAGGAGATATTAATCAGTTACCACCTATAAAATCTGGATCAATATTTAAAGATGTTTTTAACTATTATAAAAATGGATATACAATTGATCTTATAAAAAATATAAAAAATTTAGGACCTAACAAACTTTTACCATTAAGTAATTTAGATCAAAATTATATTAGTAACAAATTTGTTGTTTTAAAAAAAACCCATCGTTATGAAAAAAATTCAAATATTGATTTTTTTTCTCGTGCTATATTGCATAATGATATAAAAATTATTAATAACATTTTTAATAAAAATTCAAATAAAATCAATTTTTTTCAAATAAATGATGTAGTCAGTTATCAGTACATGATAAAAAATATTACTAAATGTTATAAGAATTATTTTCAATCTGTTAAAAATAATGAATCCCCAAAAAATATTTTAACTATTTTTCAATATCATCAAGCGTTGTGTGCAACAAATATTAGTAATTTTGGAACTAAAATTTTAAATAAAGTTATAGAATGTTATATACAAAAACACAATTTTTTATCTATGAAAAATTTAAATTTATTTGATAAAGAAGTTTGGTATGAAGGAAAACCAATTATAATTACTAAAAATTGTAATGTTTTAGGAATATATAATGGAGATATTGGAATAGTTTTATATGATAAAAACAAAAAGTTAAAAATATTCTTTTTGCTTGCTAATTTTAGATTAAAAAAAATTTCTTGTTATCTTGTTACTCATTATAAGTTAGCTTGGTTTATATCAGTACATCGTTCTCAAGGTTCAGAATATAATGCTGTTAGCTTAATTATGCCTATTAAAAACATTGAATTTATTACTAAAGAATTAATTTATACTGCTATTACTAGATCTAAGAAAGAAATTTTTATTTACGGAAAAAAAAATATTTTTTTTAAAATATTGAAGTATCAGAATACTAATTTTAGCAGAATATATTAA
- the cyoE gene encoding heme o synthase has translation MINYFKVVKPRIIIGNLISLIGGFFLASRGTVIWDLLLFSLTGTLFVIASACVFNNIIDIDLDKKMKRTKNRVLPKNLIPIQHVFIYGILLAILGFNIIYFYVNKLCFYLIAFAFFIYVFVYTLFTKRYSVYSTFIGSLSGAIPPVIGYCSVKNKIDLCSLLLYISLIFWQISHFYSISLYSLEDYRKSGIPILPIYKNIKITKIYIILFIFFYIIVNAILLYFSYVKIQYFIILGIFSFLWLFLAIYGLFKNVNLYLWSKKLFIFSLLTMCVNVLVMMIDNFYLL, from the coding sequence ATGATAAATTATTTTAAGGTTGTAAAACCTAGAATTATAATTGGTAACTTAATCTCTTTAATTGGAGGATTTTTCTTAGCATCTAGAGGAACAGTTATTTGGGATTTATTGCTTTTTTCTTTAACTGGTACTCTTTTTGTTATTGCTTCTGCTTGTGTTTTTAATAACATTATTGACATAGATTTAGATAAAAAAATGAAAAGGACAAAAAATAGAGTATTACCTAAAAATTTAATACCAATTCAGCACGTTTTTATATATGGTATTTTATTAGCAATATTAGGTTTTAATATTATTTATTTTTATGTTAATAAACTATGTTTTTATTTAATTGCATTTGCTTTTTTTATATATGTATTTGTATATACATTATTCACTAAAAGATATTCTGTATATTCAACTTTTATTGGATCATTATCAGGAGCTATTCCTCCTGTTATAGGTTATTGTTCGGTTAAAAATAAAATTGATTTGTGTTCTTTATTACTATATATATCATTGATATTTTGGCAAATATCGCATTTTTATTCTATATCTTTATATTCTTTAGAAGATTATAGAAAATCAGGAATACCAATATTGCCTATTTATAAAAATATAAAAATAACTAAAATATACATCATTTTATTTATTTTTTTTTATATTATTGTTAATGCAATTTTATTGTACTTTTCATATGTTAAAATACAATACTTTATAATATTAGGAATATTTTCTTTTTTATGGTTATTTCTAGCTATTTATGGTTTATTTAAAAACGTAAATTTATACTTATGGTCTAAAAAATTATTTATTTTTTCTTTATTAACAATGTGTGTAAATGTATTAGTAATGATGATAGATAATTTTTATTTATTATAA